A segment of the Candidatus Dormiibacterota bacterium genome:
ACGGCCTCGGTTCCGCGGTGCGGCAGCCGGCGTACTTTAAGCGAGCGAGCGACCGTCTGGACGATGTAGAGTCCGCGACCGGATTCGGCGAGCACGTCCGGGAGTTGCCGGCGCCCCGACCACTCGAAACCGGGCCCCTGGTCGCGTACCGTCAATACGGCAAACCCGTTCTCCCAGTGCACGTGGATGGAGATCGGGCCGGGCGCATGCCGCACCACGTTACCGACCAGTTCGCCGAAGATCAGGGCCGCCGCCGGGACATCCGAATCGTGATTGGCGCGCGACTCAAGATAGGCGACCAAGTCGCTTCGCGCGCCGTACGCGCCGTTGGCGTCTTGCGATTCAAAGCTCCATCTCATGCCGATATCCTCAGCACGTTGCCGCCGCTCGCCGGCGCATCCTGCGACGGCGCGACCGCACCCGGCCATATGATGACCAGGATCGCCGATTCAAGCGACGCGATACTTCGAGATAGCCTTAGCGGCAAATGGGCACCATGTTTCGGGCTCATTACCCGGCATCCGCCGGTTTGAAACGCTAGAGCGCTTCGAGCAAGCTACGCAACAGCGGCATCCAGACGCCTTCGGCCCTGCCTTCGCGCGGAATCGGCGGCAGATCGACCAAGATCTTGCCTTCGGCAAAACGGAATTTGTTTTTGGTAAGCGATTGGAACTTCGGAATTGCGGCGGGCCCCAAAATAAAGCTCGAGCCGACTCCGAGTGTGAGGC
Coding sequences within it:
- a CDS encoding ATP-binding protein, producing MRWSFESQDANGAYGARSDLVAYLESRANHDSDVPAAALIFGELVGNVVRHAPGPISIHVHWENGFAVLTVRDQGPGFEWSGRRQLPDVLAESGRGLYIVQTVARSLKVRRLPHRGTEAVVLLPVSLRPAAQRA